A single region of the Vibrio cyclitrophicus genome encodes:
- the ubiA gene encoding 4-hydroxybenzoate octaprenyltransferase, with product MLATKAKAYWQLTRMNRPIGTLLLLWPTLWSLIIAAQGMPDFDVLVVFVLGVVLMRSAGCVINDFADRKVDGHVKRTKQRPLPSGLVSSKEAILLFLVLAVVSFLLVLTMNPLTIKLSFIGVGLAFIYPFMKRFTHLPQLFLGLAFSWAIPMAWAAQTNELPSIVWFIFVINALWTVAYDTQYAMVDRDDDLKIGIKSTAILFGRFDKLIVGSLQLVTLAMLIVLGMHYQLGDTFYWALLVAGSLFVYQQHLMRHRDRDLCFQAFLNNNYVGMAVTVGLFVTFW from the coding sequence ATGCTTGCCACCAAAGCGAAGGCGTACTGGCAATTAACGCGAATGAATCGCCCGATTGGTACTCTGTTACTCCTTTGGCCGACTTTGTGGTCGCTGATTATCGCCGCACAAGGTATGCCTGATTTTGATGTCTTGGTTGTTTTCGTACTCGGCGTCGTGTTGATGCGTTCAGCTGGCTGTGTGATCAATGACTTTGCGGACCGTAAAGTGGATGGTCATGTTAAACGCACCAAGCAGCGTCCATTACCCTCAGGTTTGGTTTCCAGTAAGGAAGCGATTCTGCTCTTTTTAGTGCTAGCCGTAGTTTCATTTTTGCTAGTACTCACCATGAATCCACTGACCATTAAGCTCTCATTTATTGGTGTGGGTCTGGCGTTCATTTACCCTTTCATGAAGCGTTTTACACATCTTCCACAGTTGTTCCTCGGCTTAGCGTTTAGTTGGGCGATACCAATGGCATGGGCTGCACAAACCAATGAACTACCAAGTATTGTTTGGTTTATCTTCGTTATTAATGCTTTGTGGACGGTTGCTTACGACACGCAATATGCGATGGTAGACCGAGATGATGACCTGAAGATTGGTATTAAATCGACGGCTATTTTATTTGGTCGCTTCGATAAGCTTATCGTCGGCTCTTTGCAACTTGTTACTCTAGCGATGCTGATTGTGTTAGGTATGCACTACCAATTGGGTGATACTTTCTATTGGGCATTGTTAGTTGCAGGCAGCTTGTTTGTGTACCAACAACATTTGATGCGTCATCGTGACCGAGACTTATGTTTTCAAGCTTTTCTCAATAACAACTATGTTGGCATGGCCGTAACGGTCGGTTTGTTCGTTACCTTCTGGTAA
- a CDS encoding chorismate lyase: MNQPISLYLNSLMNVDWQSTETFDFPNKTTKEWLMEQGSLSRKLGKCCQHLSVELLHNQVVERSMLQQDEEHLLSSFDCLLRKVILKGDDDPWVLGRTLIPRVTLEDHQHSDLSQQGNVPLGLTVFSAENVERDALQVGWVIAGDERLLARRSRLWMNHKPMLVAELFLPTSPIYSKENV; this comes from the coding sequence ATGAATCAGCCAATATCGCTGTATCTTAATTCGTTAATGAATGTAGATTGGCAAAGTACAGAAACATTTGATTTTCCTAATAAAACCACCAAAGAGTGGCTTATGGAGCAAGGTTCTCTTTCCCGCAAGTTGGGGAAGTGTTGTCAGCACCTGTCTGTTGAGTTGCTTCATAATCAAGTTGTAGAACGCTCAATGTTGCAACAGGACGAGGAACATCTTTTATCATCGTTTGATTGCTTACTGCGTAAAGTGATTTTAAAGGGTGATGATGACCCGTGGGTATTAGGTCGAACCTTGATTCCCCGAGTCACATTAGAAGATCATCAGCACTCCGACCTTTCTCAACAAGGTAATGTCCCGCTTGGATTAACCGTTTTCAGTGCTGAGAACGTGGAGCGAGATGCGCTGCAAGTCGGTTGGGTTATCGCAGGTGATGAGCGATTACTCGCACGTCGCTCTCGATTATGGATGAACCATAAACCGATGCTTGTGGCAGAACTGTTTTTACCTACGTCACCCATTTACTCTAAGGAGAATGTGTAA
- the fliL gene encoding flagellar basal body-associated protein FliL: MHKRYVAQIFLAITLLFSASSFSEEESAPKLAYFTLEPDLTTNFYTKGKKLGYIQVRLDIMVANSNDLAAIEHHQPLIRDAVIELLGKQNEETIKSLSGREDLRKTLVEHLNKVLLPETGKTLIADLLFTKYLYQ, translated from the coding sequence ATGCACAAACGTTATGTAGCCCAAATATTTCTTGCGATTACCCTACTCTTTTCAGCATCAAGTTTCTCTGAAGAGGAATCGGCACCAAAACTAGCCTACTTCACGCTAGAGCCTGACCTGACCACCAATTTTTACACTAAAGGTAAAAAACTGGGCTACATTCAGGTTCGTCTCGATATTATGGTTGCGAATAGTAACGACTTAGCAGCCATTGAGCACCACCAACCACTGATTCGTGATGCTGTGATTGAATTGCTCGGCAAACAAAACGAAGAAACAATTAAATCTCTATCTGGTCGTGAAGATTTAAGAAAAACTTTAGTCGAGCATCTCAACAAGGTCTTGCTTCCTGAAACAGGCAAAACACTCATTGCTGACCTACTGTTTACCAAATACCTTTATCAGTAA
- the glpG gene encoding rhomboid family intramembrane serine protease GlpG, with the protein MIRLMVLDNPRLAQAFIDYMASRQIPIQMSPEGEGRFALWLLDGQFQVETEAELNRFLAEPNHKRYQAASWDMAETRKSNFHYHTPSFMGMIKAKAGPVTLSLMLVCVVIFALQQIGFGQAIFNALHFPAVDGQQWQLWRWLSHAVLHFSVMHIAFNILWWWQLGGDIEKKLGSLKLLQIFAISSALSGAGQYWVEGANFGGLSGVVYALVGYLWVIGAKAPQLGLGIPRQIVGFMLVWLILGYMQPFMAIANTAHLAGLAAGVIIGFIDAMKAPSSARS; encoded by the coding sequence ATGATTAGACTGATGGTGTTAGATAACCCGCGTCTTGCTCAAGCATTTATTGATTACATGGCTTCTCGCCAGATCCCTATTCAAATGTCTCCTGAAGGTGAGGGGCGTTTTGCTCTTTGGCTTCTTGATGGCCAATTTCAGGTTGAAACTGAAGCTGAGCTGAATCGCTTTCTTGCGGAGCCCAATCATAAACGCTATCAAGCGGCGTCTTGGGACATGGCAGAGACCAGAAAGAGCAACTTCCATTACCACACGCCAAGTTTCATGGGCATGATCAAAGCCAAAGCAGGCCCTGTGACACTAAGCCTGATGTTGGTGTGTGTGGTGATTTTTGCGCTACAACAGATCGGTTTTGGCCAAGCTATTTTCAATGCCCTGCATTTCCCAGCGGTGGATGGACAGCAATGGCAATTGTGGCGTTGGTTGAGTCATGCCGTTCTGCATTTCTCTGTTATGCACATCGCATTTAATATCTTGTGGTGGTGGCAGTTAGGTGGAGACATCGAGAAAAAGCTAGGTAGCCTCAAGTTACTTCAGATCTTTGCTATATCTTCTGCGCTTTCTGGCGCTGGGCAGTATTGGGTTGAAGGAGCAAACTTCGGCGGCTTGTCAGGTGTTGTTTATGCTCTGGTTGGCTACTTATGGGTTATCGGTGCGAAGGCGCCGCAACTTGGTTTAGGCATCCCAAGACAGATTGTCGGCTTTATGTTGGTGTGGTTGATACTTGGGTACATGCAACCATTTATGGCTATCGCCAATACCGCGCATTTAGCTGGTCTAGCCGCTGGTGTGATTATTGGCTTTATCGATGCAATGAAAGCACCAAGCTCGGCAAGAAGTTAA
- the glpE gene encoding thiosulfate sulfurtransferase GlpE, whose amino-acid sequence MDQFKHIDVKSAQALLEQGEARLVDIRDPQSFAVAHSKTAYHLTNDTMVSFMDEVEFEQPILVMCYHGISSQGAAQYLVNQGFEEVYSVDGGFEAWHRAELPVNAG is encoded by the coding sequence ATGGACCAGTTTAAACATATCGATGTTAAAAGCGCTCAAGCCCTTTTAGAACAAGGCGAAGCAAGACTTGTCGATATCCGTGACCCGCAGTCTTTCGCGGTGGCTCACTCAAAAACAGCTTATCACCTTACCAATGATACGATGGTGTCGTTCATGGATGAGGTAGAGTTCGAACAACCTATTTTAGTGATGTGTTACCACGGTATTAGTAGCCAAGGTGCGGCACAATATTTAGTGAACCAAGGCTTTGAAGAGGTATATAGTGTTGATGGTGGGTTTGAAGCCTGGCATCGCGCAGAACTTCCAGTGAACGCTGGTTAG
- the rpoH gene encoding RNA polymerase sigma factor RpoH encodes MANQAYQMALVTQDSLDSYIRSANSYPMLTPEEERGLAERLHYKGEIDAAKGLILSHLRFVVHVARGYSGYGLPMADLVQEGNIGLMKAVKRFNPEVGVRLVSFAVHWIKAEIHEYVLRNWRIVKIATTKAQRKLFFNLRKSKKRLGWFNNGEVETVARELGVEPSEVREMESRLAAQDATFEAPMDDDDGGSAYTAPVYYLEDKASDVAETVEAANWESHTNNRLGLALKSLDERSQHIVRSRWLDDNKSTLQDLADTYSISAERVRQLEKNAMKKLKQAVGDF; translated from the coding sequence ATGGCAAACCAAGCGTATCAAATGGCTTTAGTCACACAAGATAGTTTAGATAGCTATATCCGTTCAGCGAACAGCTACCCAATGCTGACACCTGAAGAGGAACGTGGACTTGCAGAGCGATTACATTACAAAGGTGAGATCGATGCTGCGAAAGGCTTGATCCTTTCCCACCTACGATTCGTGGTGCACGTTGCAAGAGGCTACTCTGGCTACGGGCTGCCAATGGCTGATCTCGTCCAAGAAGGTAACATCGGCTTGATGAAGGCTGTTAAGCGCTTCAATCCAGAAGTTGGTGTTCGTCTCGTCTCGTTTGCTGTTCACTGGATCAAAGCTGAAATTCATGAATACGTTCTACGTAACTGGCGTATCGTTAAAATTGCGACTACGAAGGCACAGCGTAAACTGTTCTTTAACCTTCGTAAGTCTAAAAAGCGTTTAGGTTGGTTCAATAACGGTGAAGTTGAGACGGTTGCTCGTGAACTGGGTGTTGAGCCTTCAGAAGTTCGTGAGATGGAATCTCGCTTAGCAGCACAAGATGCGACGTTTGAAGCGCCTATGGATGATGATGACGGTGGCTCTGCTTACACTGCACCAGTTTATTACCTTGAAGATAAGGCATCAGACGTTGCTGAGACGGTTGAAGCCGCTAACTGGGAATCTCATACCAATAATCGTTTAGGCCTCGCATTGAAGAGCTTAGACGAGCGTAGCCAACACATTGTTCGCTCACGTTGGTTAGATGACAACAAATCGACACTGCAAGACCTTGCCGATACTTACAGCATTTCTGCAGAACGTGTTCGTCAGTTAGAAAAGAATGCGATGAAGAAGTTGAAGCAAGCTGTTGGTGACTTCTAA
- the ftsX gene encoding cell division protein FtsX encodes MAANKRIKKPQSNRAATRASSDGFFVVHWKQAKSSFSQMWQRPLGNLLTLAVISMALAMPACLYLLGKNVGEVAQDVTSPSQISAYIEDGIPEPRVMVLKDEIESWDQVELVEYISPQQGLADLSQYSGFEDALTILDDYSLPGVLVITPSVHSDTLIKELAGTVKQQELVTDVRLDEDWLARLDAIKALAAVIVITLTVLMLGAVFLIIGNTLRFNVLAHKEEIQTMKLIGATDSYILRPYLYSGMWFGVLGSISAWVMTALITVLLNSAVDDLAQLYDSHFRLIGLSWDESLLLLIVGTLLGSVAAKLSAQRHLKEIEPI; translated from the coding sequence ATGGCCGCGAATAAGCGCATCAAGAAACCTCAATCTAATCGAGCAGCAACCCGCGCTTCAAGCGACGGCTTCTTTGTTGTTCACTGGAAACAAGCCAAGTCATCGTTCTCGCAAATGTGGCAGCGCCCGTTAGGCAACTTGCTGACTCTTGCGGTGATCTCTATGGCGTTGGCGATGCCAGCTTGTTTGTACCTATTGGGTAAAAATGTTGGGGAAGTGGCGCAAGATGTCACTAGCCCGTCACAAATAAGTGCTTATATAGAGGATGGTATTCCTGAGCCGAGAGTTATGGTGCTTAAGGATGAAATCGAAAGTTGGGATCAAGTTGAGCTGGTTGAGTACATCTCTCCGCAACAAGGGCTTGCAGACCTCAGCCAGTATTCTGGTTTTGAAGATGCCCTAACCATCCTCGACGATTATTCACTGCCAGGTGTGTTGGTGATTACACCAAGCGTACACAGCGATACCCTAATTAAAGAGCTGGCAGGCACAGTTAAACAACAAGAATTAGTGACCGATGTTCGTCTAGACGAAGATTGGTTAGCGCGATTAGATGCTATCAAAGCATTAGCGGCTGTCATCGTGATTACCTTAACGGTATTGATGTTGGGCGCGGTATTTCTGATTATCGGCAATACACTACGATTTAATGTGTTGGCGCATAAAGAAGAGATTCAAACCATGAAGTTGATTGGTGCGACCGACAGCTACATTCTTCGACCATACCTTTATTCTGGGATGTGGTTTGGTGTTTTAGGTTCGATTAGCGCTTGGGTAATGACGGCATTGATTACCGTATTACTGAACAGCGCAGTGGATGATTTGGCTCAGCTATACGACAGCCACTTTCGTTTAATTGGCCTGAGTTGGGATGAATCTTTACTGCTTTTGATCGTCGGAACCCTGCTTGGTAGTGTGGCTGCGAAGCTTTCTGCACAGCGTCACCTAAAAGAAATTGAACCAATTTAG
- the ftsE gene encoding cell division ATP-binding protein FtsE has translation MIKFQQVSKAYRGGRQALQKVDFHLKRGEMAFLGGHSGAGKSTLLKLICAIERPTDGRVWFNDHDITRIPAKDIPFLRRNIGIVFQDHRLLMDRSIFDNVALPMRIESISENEIKRRVSAALDKTGLLDKARCLPSQLSGGEQQRVGIARAVVNRPTLLLADEPTGNLDPELSNRVLRLFEEFNRAGVTIILATHDIGLVNTRPQYRHLELNQGFLSEVEDYGRE, from the coding sequence GTGATCAAATTTCAGCAAGTGAGTAAAGCCTACCGAGGTGGAAGACAAGCGCTCCAAAAAGTGGACTTTCACCTGAAACGTGGAGAGATGGCTTTTTTGGGTGGGCACTCTGGAGCTGGTAAAAGTACCTTGCTGAAGTTGATCTGCGCGATAGAGCGTCCAACCGATGGACGTGTTTGGTTCAACGATCACGATATCACTCGTATCCCAGCCAAAGATATTCCTTTCTTACGCCGTAATATTGGGATTGTTTTTCAAGACCATCGCTTGCTGATGGACCGTTCGATTTTCGATAACGTCGCTCTGCCTATGCGTATTGAATCTATTTCTGAAAACGAAATAAAACGTCGAGTCAGTGCTGCGTTGGATAAAACCGGATTACTTGACAAAGCCCGTTGTTTGCCAAGCCAGCTTTCTGGTGGTGAGCAGCAACGCGTGGGTATTGCTCGCGCTGTGGTTAACCGCCCAACTCTGCTTTTAGCCGATGAGCCTACCGGTAACTTAGACCCTGAATTATCTAACCGCGTATTGCGATTGTTTGAAGAGTTCAACCGCGCAGGTGTGACGATCATCCTAGCGACGCACGATATCGGTTTAGTGAACACTCGTCCTCAATACCGCCATCTTGAATTAAACCAAGGATTTTTGAGTGAGGTTGAAGACTATGGCCGCGAATAA
- the ftsY gene encoding signal recognition particle-docking protein FtsY → MTEKKKRGLLSWLGFGEEEQSPKTQNEANVENVEDQTEVESQVEAEQVAPEAEQAKPIESKSVEPEQALEETQQEQQPVAAEAEAEAEAEAEAEAEQEEVAAPQAKVEEVQEKPTESFFARLKRSLSRTKANIGAGFFGLFKGKQIDEDLFEELEEQLLIADVGMNTTVKIIENLTEKASRNDLKDGEALYGLLKEEMADILSQVEQPLVVDTTKTPYVILMVGVNGVGKTTTIGKLAKQFQGEGKKVMLAAGDTFRAAAVEQLQVWGQRNNVPVIAQHTGADSASVIYDAIEAAKARGVDVVIADTAGRLQNKSNLMEELRKIVRVMKKIDDSAPHEIMLTLDAGTGQNAISQAKLFSEVAPVTGITLTKLDGTAKGGVIFSIADQFQIPIRYIGVGEGIDDLRPFESKDFIEALFSREE, encoded by the coding sequence ATGACGGAAAAAAAGAAGCGCGGATTATTATCGTGGCTTGGTTTTGGTGAAGAAGAACAAAGCCCAAAAACTCAGAATGAAGCGAACGTAGAAAACGTTGAAGATCAAACTGAAGTTGAATCACAAGTTGAGGCTGAACAGGTCGCGCCTGAAGCTGAACAAGCTAAGCCAATTGAATCTAAGTCAGTTGAACCTGAGCAAGCGCTTGAAGAGACTCAACAAGAGCAGCAACCTGTCGCAGCAGAAGCAGAAGCAGAAGCAGAAGCAGAAGCAGAAGCAGAAGCAGAGCAGGAAGAAGTGGCGGCTCCTCAAGCTAAGGTTGAAGAAGTACAAGAGAAGCCGACAGAAAGCTTCTTTGCTCGCCTTAAGCGCAGCCTAAGCCGCACTAAAGCAAACATCGGTGCAGGTTTCTTTGGTCTGTTCAAAGGTAAGCAAATCGATGAAGACCTGTTTGAAGAGCTAGAAGAGCAACTTCTGATTGCTGACGTGGGTATGAATACCACCGTAAAAATCATTGAAAACCTAACAGAAAAAGCATCTCGCAATGACCTAAAAGATGGTGAAGCTCTATATGGTCTGCTCAAAGAAGAGATGGCCGATATCCTAAGCCAAGTTGAACAGCCTCTTGTGGTTGATACAACAAAAACACCTTACGTTATCTTAATGGTCGGTGTGAACGGTGTGGGTAAGACGACCACTATCGGTAAGCTGGCGAAACAATTCCAAGGCGAAGGCAAAAAAGTGATGTTGGCGGCAGGTGATACCTTCCGTGCTGCAGCCGTTGAACAGCTTCAGGTTTGGGGTCAGCGTAACAATGTGCCGGTTATCGCTCAACACACTGGTGCGGACAGTGCTTCTGTTATCTACGATGCCATTGAAGCCGCTAAAGCGCGTGGTGTTGATGTCGTGATTGCCGATACGGCAGGTCGTTTGCAGAACAAAAGCAACTTGATGGAAGAGCTACGCAAGATCGTTCGTGTAATGAAGAAGATTGATGACTCTGCACCACACGAAATCATGCTAACGCTCGATGCAGGTACTGGCCAGAATGCTATCAGCCAAGCGAAACTATTCAGTGAAGTGGCTCCAGTAACTGGTATTACATTGACTAAGCTAGATGGTACGGCGAAAGGTGGTGTAATTTTCTCAATTGCAGACCAGTTCCAGATACCAATCCGCTACATTGGTGTGGGTGAAGGTATTGATGACCTGCGTCCATTTGAATCTAAAGATTTCATTGAAGCACTATTTAGCCGCGAAGAGTAA
- the rsmD gene encoding 16S rRNA (guanine(966)-N(2))-methyltransferase RsmD, translating to MVRRRQQNTSQKKPSGGFVRIISGSWRGRKLPVHDLEGLRPTIDRVKETLFNWVAQDIPHSTCLDVFAGSGGLGFEAASRQAKMVTLLEMNQKAAKQLSDNAKELKADNINVVNTDAISFLKKPGTPYDMVFLDPPFRKGLLAETVQLLESNGWLADNAIIYVETEKELKLEAMPENWELHRDKTTGQSSYRLFNRISEE from the coding sequence ATGGTAAGACGTCGCCAGCAAAACACATCACAAAAAAAGCCATCCGGAGGCTTTGTTCGAATTATTAGTGGCTCATGGAGAGGTAGAAAACTGCCCGTTCATGATTTAGAAGGATTACGCCCAACCATTGACCGAGTAAAAGAGACACTCTTTAACTGGGTGGCTCAAGATATCCCACATTCAACTTGCTTGGATGTATTTGCCGGTTCTGGCGGTCTAGGTTTTGAAGCCGCTTCTCGCCAAGCAAAAATGGTGACACTGCTCGAAATGAACCAAAAGGCGGCTAAACAGCTTTCTGATAATGCGAAAGAGCTCAAGGCAGACAACATTAATGTCGTGAATACTGATGCTATCTCTTTCCTTAAGAAACCGGGTACTCCTTACGATATGGTTTTCCTTGATCCTCCATTTCGTAAAGGCTTACTGGCAGAAACAGTACAACTGCTTGAGAGTAACGGTTGGCTTGCAGACAATGCCATCATTTACGTCGAGACAGAGAAAGAACTGAAACTTGAAGCTATGCCAGAGAACTGGGAATTGCATCGCGATAAGACCACCGGACAGTCAAGCTACCGACTGTTCAATCGAATCAGTGAAGAATAG
- a CDS encoding DUF1145 domain-containing protein encodes MKFLLPLAKAAIAFVWFILIVNIFYPFPGNAAIALYIMTAFLFFMHGLQMLIFIGAFGDKIEMSRWEKWSILIFGVFALLDIRRKHMM; translated from the coding sequence ATGAAGTTCTTGCTTCCACTAGCAAAAGCAGCCATCGCCTTTGTTTGGTTTATCTTAATCGTAAATATTTTCTACCCGTTCCCGGGTAATGCTGCAATTGCGCTTTATATCATGACAGCATTCTTGTTCTTCATGCACGGCCTGCAGATGCTGATCTTTATCGGTGCTTTCGGCGATAAGATCGAGATGTCACGTTGGGAGAAGTGGTCAATATTGATTTTCGGAGTCTTTGCCCTACTCGATATCCGACGCAAACACATGATGTAA
- a CDS encoding IS4 family transposase, which yields MLEQELAMAHETIEDADNYESVVDAIQIEWIEQALLETNKASIRRRRLPAQQAVWLVIWMGLQRNMSIKEVCSSLDIALQPKPEDSWSRVAPSVLTDSRRRLDESPLAALFHTTVKAWREDILQQDKDLGLNVLAVDGTTFRCQDSTENAEEFGFISKKLKPYPQLRLVALMSTETRMIMGAAFDGCHVGETTLAKRLFNDIPAHSLTLFDRCYFSADLLLSWQESAENAHWLMPAKRKLRYEVLEKYAENDMLISMPISPQAQRQNPNLPARWEARLVLYQEPKGEIKGFITSLTDPSRYSLESLLRIYWQRWEIEEGYGEIKQTQLQSHVTLRSRFSAGVKQELWGVLLAYNLVRLEMVKIASEAGVRATRVSFTAAINLIDAQLRWLALSPDGTLPVKLKRMRESLSHFILPDKRKDRTFPRSVLFVPAKYPFRFKQ from the coding sequence ATGCTTGAACAAGAATTAGCAATGGCACACGAGACCATTGAAGATGCCGACAATTATGAATCTGTCGTCGACGCCATTCAGATTGAGTGGATAGAACAAGCTCTTCTTGAAACCAATAAAGCGAGCATAAGACGACGCCGACTTCCCGCTCAGCAAGCTGTCTGGTTAGTTATTTGGATGGGACTGCAACGCAACATGTCTATCAAAGAGGTATGCAGTTCATTAGACATCGCACTTCAGCCTAAACCTGAAGATAGTTGGTCTCGTGTTGCACCCAGTGTCCTAACTGATTCACGCCGACGTCTAGATGAGAGTCCGTTAGCGGCTCTGTTTCACACAACGGTAAAGGCTTGGCGCGAAGATATCCTTCAACAAGACAAAGACTTAGGGCTTAATGTTCTTGCTGTCGATGGGACAACATTTAGGTGTCAAGATTCCACAGAGAACGCTGAAGAATTTGGGTTCATCTCTAAAAAATTGAAACCTTACCCTCAACTTCGTTTAGTCGCTTTGATGTCAACAGAAACACGAATGATTATGGGGGCAGCTTTTGATGGTTGTCATGTCGGTGAAACGACCCTAGCCAAGCGCCTATTCAATGATATCCCCGCACACTCATTGACCTTATTTGATCGTTGTTATTTCTCGGCAGACCTTTTGTTGTCGTGGCAAGAGAGTGCGGAAAATGCTCACTGGTTAATGCCTGCAAAACGTAAGCTACGCTATGAAGTGTTGGAGAAATATGCTGAGAACGACATGCTCATCTCAATGCCTATCTCTCCTCAAGCTCAACGGCAGAATCCGAATTTACCCGCACGTTGGGAAGCCAGATTAGTCCTATATCAAGAGCCAAAAGGTGAGATAAAAGGTTTTATTACTTCACTTACAGACCCTAGTAGATACTCGCTAGAAAGCCTGCTGCGTATTTATTGGCAACGCTGGGAGATAGAAGAAGGTTATGGTGAAATTAAACAGACTCAACTGCAAAGTCACGTCACTTTACGAAGTCGTTTTTCTGCCGGAGTGAAGCAAGAGCTTTGGGGCGTATTACTTGCCTATAACTTAGTGCGATTAGAGATGGTTAAGATAGCTTCAGAAGCCGGGGTTCGAGCAACTAGGGTAAGTTTTACCGCCGCAATTAACCTTATTGATGCGCAATTACGTTGGCTAGCTTTAAGCCCAGACGGAACCCTACCAGTCAAACTTAAAAGGATGAGAGAAAGTCTGAGTCACTTCATTCTTCCGGATAAAAGAAAGGACCGAACGTTTCCACGTTCAGTCCTCTTTGTTCCAGCCAAATATCCGTTTAGGTTCAAGCAGTAA
- a CDS encoding YhgN family NAAT transporter has translation MEILSAATMLFLIMDPLGNLPIVLSILKHIDPKRRRIVLIRELMFALVILLLFLFAGQSIMNFLHVQPETLSISGGIILFIIAIKMIFPSAGSITGLAAGEEPFIVPMAIPMIAGPSVIAALILLSTQHPDNMLELSGAVMLAWGATFFILMFNGFFLRVLGERGLKAIERLMGLLLVMLSTQMFLDGVKGYMG, from the coding sequence ATGGAAATCTTATCTGCAGCAACCATGCTGTTTCTTATCATGGACCCGCTTGGCAACCTGCCAATCGTGCTCTCTATCCTTAAGCATATTGACCCGAAGCGTCGCCGTATTGTTCTGATTCGTGAGCTGATGTTCGCACTGGTTATCTTGTTGCTGTTCTTGTTTGCTGGCCAAAGCATCATGAATTTTCTGCACGTACAGCCTGAAACCTTGAGTATCTCTGGCGGTATCATTCTATTTATTATCGCGATTAAGATGATTTTCCCAAGCGCAGGCAGCATTACTGGCCTCGCGGCTGGTGAAGAGCCGTTTATTGTGCCGATGGCGATCCCAATGATTGCTGGCCCTTCAGTGATTGCGGCATTGATTCTGCTGTCGACACAGCACCCTGACAACATGTTAGAGCTTTCAGGCGCAGTGATGCTGGCTTGGGGCGCAACCTTCTTTATTCTGATGTTTAATGGCTTCTTCCTGCGAGTGCTGGGTGAGAGGGGCCTTAAAGCCATAGAGCGCTTGATGGGCTTGTTGTTGGTTATGCTGTCGACGCAAATGTTCCTCGATGGTGTGAAAGGCTACATGGGCTAA
- a CDS encoding YecH family protein codes for MTTEIHAHNVLNLLSEKPLTREELTQELAQKYGAEARFHTCKLNGLDLDGLLKFFLKMEKVVVLDDKLCTNRERVCNH; via the coding sequence ATGACTACCGAAATTCATGCACACAACGTTTTAAACCTACTGAGTGAAAAGCCACTGACTCGTGAAGAGTTGACGCAAGAGCTCGCTCAAAAATATGGCGCAGAAGCGCGTTTTCATACGTGTAAACTGAACGGTCTGGATTTAGATGGATTGCTGAAGTTTTTCCTGAAGATGGAAAAGGTCGTGGTTCTTGATGACAAGCTTTGTACCAATCGCGAGCGCGTGTGTAATCATTGA
- a CDS encoding lysoplasmalogenase: MWSWLAVSLSGIGAIAGTKHGHIGQALSYKVFTFVLLATIALTQSVVADFTYWVVAGLAVSAIADVLHTITQKRPLHFVCFLLAQLCYSKAFWLQLSGEMVWWLFALLLAACVVAFFLLLPRLDKLVFPVVIMGIVLIQLAWASGELWLLDPQLSHAVGFTGCAVLLLSALAYALNFYRSPIKGAYFWVTGSYFLAHALIVASLTI; this comes from the coding sequence ATGTGGAGTTGGTTGGCGGTTTCCTTGTCTGGTATCGGAGCAATAGCAGGAACGAAACATGGACATATCGGTCAGGCCTTATCGTATAAGGTTTTTACCTTTGTATTATTAGCGACCATTGCTTTAACTCAATCTGTCGTTGCTGATTTTACCTATTGGGTCGTTGCTGGGTTGGCGGTCTCTGCGATCGCAGATGTCTTGCATACTATTACTCAAAAACGTCCTCTGCATTTTGTTTGCTTCTTGCTGGCTCAGCTCTGTTACAGCAAAGCATTTTGGCTACAGCTATCAGGGGAAATGGTCTGGTGGTTGTTCGCACTCCTGTTGGCGGCTTGTGTCGTTGCTTTCTTCTTATTACTGCCTCGCTTAGACAAACTCGTCTTTCCTGTGGTTATCATGGGTATCGTGCTTATTCAGCTTGCATGGGCTTCTGGTGAGCTCTGGTTGCTTGATCCTCAACTGTCGCATGCGGTCGGTTTTACTGGTTGTGCCGTGTTGCTGCTTTCGGCATTGGCATACGCGCTAAATTTCTATCGTAGCCCAATTAAGGGTGCCTACTTTTGGGTGACGGGCAGTTACTTTCTGGCGCACGCTCTCATTGTTGCTTCCCTTACCATTTAG